In Streptococcus parauberis NCFD 2020, the sequence GTACCTTCTGTACTTTATTCTCGTTTCTTAAATGGGGTACCTCGTGTTGTGGTAGCTTGGATTGCAAGTATTGGACTTTATCAGTAAAAGAAGTATAATAAAATAAAATTTGAAAAGGAAAATAAAATGGTAAAAGTATTTGAAACTAAAGTATTGGAAATTGGGTCAGAGGCTCAAAATATGATTGAAAACACAAATATGTTAATTCTATTTGGTGAAGGGGCTCCAGCTGACTTATCAGAATTTTGTTTTACAATTAATAATAAAGAATTGACTGGAACCATCATCAAGAATGGTAAGGTAATTATCGGGGAAGAAAAGTATACCATCACAGCAGTCGGAAATGTTGTTGAAAAAAATTTATCAAGTCTAGGTCACATTACACTTTCCTTCGATGGGAGTGAAGAGGCTTCATTACCTGGCACATTGCATGTAAAAGGAGTCAATAGTCCGCATTTAGAAATTGGATCAATAATTCAAATAGACTGTTAGTAGAAACAATACTTTTACCGAGATTTGAACTAAAAACCTACAGGTCGAAGATAGACCTGTAGGTTTTTAGTTTTTTTATTGAAGTTAAATAACTTATTTCCCAAATTTTCTGATAATTTGTTATAATAAGAAAACTAAGCACGAGGAGTTGGAAATATGACAGCACAAAAAATGACAGCACAGGAAATTATTGCATTTATCGGGAACGCAGAAAAGAAAACATCAGTCAAGGTAACTTATCAAGGCCAATTAGCAGTTCCACTACCAGAATCTGTTTTACAATTAGGTAATGTTTTATTTGGTGATTGGAAAGATGTTGAACCGTTACTAGCTGGCTTAACAGAGAACAAAGATTACGTTCTAGAGCAAGATGGTCGTAATTCTGCGGTTCCTTTACTAGATAAACGAGCTATCAATGCACGGATTGAACCAGGGGCGATTATTCGTGACCAAGTTACGATTGATGACAATGCCGTTATCATGATGGGTGCAATTATAAATATTGGTGCAGAGATTGGTGCAGGAACGATGATTGACATGGGTGCCATTCTTGGAGGAAGAGCATCTGTTGGGAAAAATAGTCATATCGGTGCTGGTGCTGTCTTAGCAGGTGTTATTGAACCGGCATCGGCAGAACCTGTTCGAGTTGGTGATAATGTTTTAGTAGGTGCAAACGCTGTTATCATCGAGGGTGTGCAAATTGGTGACGGTTCAGTCGTTGCTGCGGGAGCTATTGTTACCCAAAATGTACCAGAAAACGTTGTTGTTGCTGGTGTCCCAGCGCGAATCATCAAAGAAATTGATGCCCAAACCCAACAAAAAACAGCACTAGAAGAGGCACTCCGTTTAATCTAAGAAAGAGAAGTACGATATGATAGATTTGCTAGCAACGAGACGACACTTACATCAGATTCCAGAAATTGGGCTAAAGGAAGTTAAAACTCAGGCATTTTTACTGAACATTATTAAGGAAATTAGTGATAATAAGCCATTTATTACAATTAAAACCTGTCAGACCGGAATTTTAGTCTATTTGAGTGGCTACGATCCTGAAAAGACAGTTGCTTGGCGGACGGACATAGATGGACTTCCTGTAAAAGAAGAGACGGGGTTAGAGTTTTCTAGCCAACATGAAGGCAATATGCATGCCTGTGGACATGATGTCCATATGACAGTAGCCTTAGGCTTATTTGAACGCTTATCCAAATATAAACCCAAAAATAATATGCTTTTCATCTTTCAACCAGCTGAAGAAAATGAGGCTGGAGGGATGCTTATGTATCAAGATGGTGCCTTAAACGAGTGGATTCCTGATGAATGCTATGCACTCCATGTTAGACCAGATCTTAAAGTTGGGCAAATTGCGACTAATACATCTACTTTATTTGCGGGAACCTGTGAAGTAAAAATTGCTTTTCTTGGAAAAGGGGGGCATGCAGCATTTCCTCATCATTCCAATGATGCCTTAATCGCTGCCGCATATTTCCTGACACAAGTTCAAACCATAGTTAGTCGCAACGTTGACCCAATCGAAGGCGCTGTAGTGACCTTTGGATCAATGCATGCAGGAACGACCAGCAATATTATCTCTGAACGGGCGGACTTACATGGGACAATCCGTACCTTAACGCAAGAGATGAGTATATTAACACAAAAACGAATTCAGACCATAGCAGAAGGCGTTGCAGCCAGCTTTGATTTGGAAGTTCAGATTGAATTAAAACAAGGAGGTTATCTCCCAGTTGAAAACAATCCGGAGTTAGCTAAGAACTTGATGGCATTTTTCAAAAAACGTGAATCTGTAGACTTAATTGAATGTTTACCAGCGATGACTGGCGAAGATTTTGGCTTCTTACTGAGCAAAATTCCAGGAGTGATGTTCTGGCTCGGTGTTGAAACCCCTTTTCCACTGCACCATGCTAAGATGAGTCCAAACGAAGAGGCCCTTACTTTTGCGGTCAAAGAAGTAGGTGCATTTCTAGATAACTTAATTAATGGATAATGAAAAAAACTACCTAGTTATATCAAACTAGGTAGTTTTTTATATTATTTTTAAAAAAATGACAAGGTCAAGTTCTAAATTTTTACATCAAAACTTGGTTTGAAAGTCGCCTGTCTCTTTACTATAATAATTTTTAGTTTGTGACTTCGTTTGCTGATGGAGTCAAAATAAATAAAGAGAGGTAACAATGGAAAAAATTAAAAATGCAATTACTTTCGTCACTTTCATAGTATTGTGGACGCTTTTAATAATGCTCAATGTCTTTGTTTTTGGGACAAAAGGAAGTCTAGCTGTTTATGGTATAGTCTTAATGGTTTATCTTTCTGTTAAGATGGGTCTATCATTTCTCTATCGTCCTTATAAAGGACAAGCTGGTCAGTATCATGTGGCGGCAATTATCCCTTCCTATAATGAAGATGGACAATCTTTACTTGAAACACTGAAAAGTGTTGAGGCGCAAAATTACCCAATCAGAGAAATTTATGTGATTGATGATGGAAGTGCGGATATATCAGGAATAAGTAAGATTGAAGACTATGTAAATAGTAACAATAAAGCTGATAAAATTATCGTTAAGCGACTAGAACAAAATGTTGGGAAGCGTCATGCTCAGTCTTGGGCTTTTGAACGATCAAAAGCAGATGTTTTCTTAACAGTTGACTCAGATACCTATATCTATCCAAATGCCTTAGAAGAGCTATTAAAGACCTTCAATGATAATCGAGTTTATGCAGCAACTGGGCATCTAAACGCTCGTAATCGAGATATTAACCTATTAACACGTTTAACAGATATCCGTTATGACAATGCCTTTGGTGTCGAGCGTGCGGCTCAATCTGTGACAGGGAATATCTTAGTTTGTTCGGGG encodes:
- a CDS encoding PTS glucitol/sorbitol transporter subunit IIA yields the protein MVKVFETKVLEIGSEAQNMIENTNMLILFGEGAPADLSEFCFTINNKELTGTIIKNGKVIIGEEKYTITAVGNVVEKNLSSLGHITLSFDGSEEASLPGTLHVKGVNSPHLEIGSIIQIDC
- the dapD gene encoding 2,3,4,5-tetrahydropyridine-2,6-dicarboxylate N-acetyltransferase, with translation MTAQKMTAQEIIAFIGNAEKKTSVKVTYQGQLAVPLPESVLQLGNVLFGDWKDVEPLLAGLTENKDYVLEQDGRNSAVPLLDKRAINARIEPGAIIRDQVTIDDNAVIMMGAIINIGAEIGAGTMIDMGAILGGRASVGKNSHIGAGAVLAGVIEPASAEPVRVGDNVLVGANAVIIEGVQIGDGSVVAAGAIVTQNVPENVVVAGVPARIIKEIDAQTQQKTALEEALRLI
- a CDS encoding N-acetyldiaminopimelate deacetylase produces the protein MIDLLATRRHLHQIPEIGLKEVKTQAFLLNIIKEISDNKPFITIKTCQTGILVYLSGYDPEKTVAWRTDIDGLPVKEETGLEFSSQHEGNMHACGHDVHMTVALGLFERLSKYKPKNNMLFIFQPAEENEAGGMLMYQDGALNEWIPDECYALHVRPDLKVGQIATNTSTLFAGTCEVKIAFLGKGGHAAFPHHSNDALIAAAYFLTQVQTIVSRNVDPIEGAVVTFGSMHAGTTSNIISERADLHGTIRTLTQEMSILTQKRIQTIAEGVAASFDLEVQIELKQGGYLPVENNPELAKNLMAFFKKRESVDLIECLPAMTGEDFGFLLSKIPGVMFWLGVETPFPLHHAKMSPNEEALTFAVKEVGAFLDNLING
- a CDS encoding glycosyltransferase family 2 protein, encoding MEKIKNAITFVTFIVLWTLLIMLNVFVFGTKGSLAVYGIVLMVYLSVKMGLSFLYRPYKGQAGQYHVAAIIPSYNEDGQSLLETLKSVEAQNYPIREIYVIDDGSADISGISKIEDYVNSNNKADKIIVKRLEQNVGKRHAQSWAFERSKADVFLTVDSDTYIYPNALEELLKTFNDNRVYAATGHLNARNRDINLLTRLTDIRYDNAFGVERAAQSVTGNILVCSGPLSIYRRQVVVPNIKRYTSQTFLGVPVSIGDDRCLTNYATDLGKTVYQSTARCDTDVPHQFKTYLKQQNRWNKSFFRESLISVKKLLSCPLVAVWTTVEVSMFIMLIYSICNLVIGEVQAFSWQKLLAFLLIIFIVALCRNVHYMVKHPLAFLLSPFYGLLHLFVLQPLKLYSLLTIRNADWGTRKKESLT